A genomic stretch from Schistosoma haematobium chromosome 2, whole genome shotgun sequence includes:
- the UTP3_1 gene encoding Something about silencing protein 10, variant 2 (EggNog:ENOG410VA6P~COG:B) — protein ERLGCLSEDAGYFNVIGNRLIQVINKALSSGRPYSLNPITFTSSISDLSMREQCLHALLPGNEVKNIRNQKRKSTNELCRIDGLSDTDSQFIDSQSNDDGDGSISEFDDDSDQFLAPNEKDTVSPKSADQSSRDLPNRPISKEVSRNHF, from the exons gaAAGACTCGGTTGTTTAAGTGAAGATGCTggttattttaatgttattgGAAATCGTCTCATTCAAGTGATTAATAAAGCCTTATCATCTGGTAGACCGTATTCTCTTAACCCAATCACTTTCACTTcttctatcagtgatttaagtATGAGAGAACAATG TTTACATGCTTTACTACCTGGCAATGAGGTGAAGAATATTAGAAACCAGAAGAGGAAATCC ACTAACGAACTGTGTAGAATCGATGGTCTTTCCGATACTGATag TCAGTTTATTGATAGTCAATCTAATGACGACGGTGACGGAAGCATTTCAGAATTTGACGATGATAGTGATCAGTTTTTAGCGCCTAATGAGAAGGACACAGTTAGTCCGAAATCAGCTGATCAGTCCTCTCGTGATCTACCAAATCGACCAATAAGCAAAGAGGTTAGCCgtaatcatttttaa